A genomic region of Candidatus Krumholzibacteriota bacterium contains the following coding sequences:
- a CDS encoding class I SAM-dependent methyltransferase: MSALARLVSRFDRLFPPPRVGGRESAAAYSAWEYDVGRDLLDRYGGLFGDLAGREVLDIGCGLGGKTVVYAEVGASVTGVDVEPSHVAQSVRWAREHGSRARFAAGDAERLPFADDTFDLVVANDSMEHFPRPEAALPELARVARPGGSVFLFFTPWGSPLGSHLYDWIRTPWCHLLYSEKLLEELLEIALARRGAEAPRKTAAELMRRYRLENNRITVRRWRRILRGVDSLETVIEELRPPKFRRLASLARIPLVGELFTGTVVAVLRKKGERPFRRLS; encoded by the coding sequence ATGAGCGCGCTCGCGCGTCTCGTGTCGCGGTTCGACCGGCTCTTTCCGCCGCCGCGCGTCGGCGGCCGCGAGTCGGCCGCCGCCTACTCGGCGTGGGAGTACGACGTCGGCCGCGATCTCCTCGATCGATACGGCGGGCTCTTCGGCGATCTGGCGGGCCGCGAGGTGCTCGACATCGGCTGCGGGCTCGGCGGCAAGACCGTCGTCTACGCCGAGGTCGGCGCATCGGTCACCGGCGTCGACGTGGAGCCGTCCCACGTGGCGCAGTCGGTCCGCTGGGCGCGCGAGCACGGTTCGCGGGCGCGATTCGCCGCGGGGGACGCGGAGCGACTCCCCTTCGCCGACGACACCTTCGATCTCGTCGTCGCGAACGACTCGATGGAGCACTTCCCGCGGCCAGAGGCGGCCCTGCCCGAGCTGGCGCGTGTCGCGCGGCCCGGCGGCTCCGTTTTCCTCTTCTTCACGCCGTGGGGTTCGCCCCTCGGTTCTCATCTCTACGACTGGATCCGGACGCCCTGGTGCCATCTCCTCTATTCCGAGAAACTCCTCGAGGAACTCCTCGAGATCGCCCTCGCCCGCCGCGGCGCGGAAGCCCCCCGAAAGACGGCCGCCGAACTGATGCGGCGGTATCGCCTGGAAAACAACCGCATCACCGTCCGGCGGTGGCGCCGCATCCTCCGCGGCGTCGATTCCCTCGAAACGGTCATCGAGGAGCTGCGGCCCCCGAAATTCCGCCGGCTCGCCTCCCTCGCCCGCATCCCGCTCGTCGGCGAACTGTTCACCGGAACGGTCGTCGCCGTTCTGCGTAAGAAGGGAGAGCGGCCGTTCCGCCGATTGTCTTGA